From Neospora caninum Liverpool complete genome, chromosome VIII, a single genomic window includes:
- a CDS encoding LRRGT00025, related, translated as MVNLNKLPAFLTDPNHPIGSLLLGLREFFFDSVRLVRRCTKPDAREFRKIAYACAIGFLLMGFIGYFIKLIFIPINNILVGPPA; from the coding sequence aTGGTGAACCTCAACAAGCTGCCAGCCTTCCTCACAGACCCGAACCACCCGATCGGGAGTCTGTTGCTGGGGCTGCGTGAGTTCTTCTTCGACTCGGTGCGCCTCGTTCGTCGCTGCACCAAGCCCGATGCCCGCGAGTTCAGGAAGATCGCGTACGCATGCGCAATCGGCTTCCTGCTCATGGGTTTCATCGGCTATTTCATCAAGCTCATCTTCATCCCCATTAACAACATCCTGGTTGGCCCTCCGGCGTAA
- a CDS encoding putative high molecular mass nuclear antigen — protein sequence MRAPPAASDSSHPPPSLPATHAPESTLPSSAPCSAPSSPSSSAVPFLAATTASSLSPRPSRSPSPLPVLELHNDSPSETECALFPSPLDILESLLNLCECGHSDFSTSPRSVTPADSAPRSDTLAGRSAPSPGARLASTPVELPEFPLRVPSRRWRGYRTTVWRHATLPRSLSSPVRNAPGGQDQQSAMHAPGLSEETAAYDAGALCCCAPPPQGSLSVARMALVPPTRSYYYARPAPVLSPSVAGYAAVSGGSRVYAAGSPAGGAAPESFHRVVNGEPEAMYLTSPSAVAYAPGSHEPRHLTVPTLPPAAGTGEDWGESRRRLPVGAPPMERDAFVTEALLRKEAELQANARRLVEGTAGFEEVRQLRGDLCEKEMEVEQLKAEVHLARKEKGDLNADLLMKDAVISALKAGDDSDLPDVRTVDAVKTLREKEEENRLLSRRLEAMREERRDMRELLLQKDKQLAAAMSVSDTEAKEASAVQLGVQAIAMVQDSVELREKMKRLDAELAALKEEKGRRELLLEETFRKLTDKRKEAAGLLEMVSQRDMKLARVETFLQQRNRDYDQLQEESRAALRAEAARVEKSEEEIKILQEQQGALKNIVASRDEKVTCLQNEVVRRDALIKQLEQRLKVLSQDLEQSAGHLQQLLRASAAKDAYLFELESQLRRNEVERQASYLAEVSRTRRLALETRLKEEECRAALNDKEEALASAQHELSRNSLTLQQLRHAFATVEATDACYRPVESRAASPSAARDKAKDRESGTTSLPVSTTEDALYRIPTATSVPQRPLQESLRLLEADAVVHPRPAGTAGLNGLLRQPRKGDTSTVYTYYEASPQEKASVASTLALPAGFAPTPHTFPATQAYAGILRANTVPSGDVGVSRQGGRGSPTAYATLPASRVVKQVASKKAEESAQKQ from the exons ATGCGTGCGCCGCCTGCCGCTTCGGATTCTTCTCAccctcccccttctctccccgccaCTCACGCTCCAGAGTCCACCctgccgtcttctgcgccctGTTCCgccccgtcctcgccgtcgtcttccgcggtaccctttctcgccgcaacgactgcctcctcgctctctccccggccctcgcgttcgccgtcgccgttgCCAGTGCTCGAGCTCCACAACGACAGCCCCTCCGAGACGGAATGCGCGCTGTTTCCGTCGCCCCTGGACATCCTCGAGTCGCTCCTGAATCTGTGTGAGTGCGGCCACAGCGACTTTTCGACTTCCCCCCGGTCCGTCACCCCCGCAGACTCCGCACCACGTTCCGACACCCTCGCAGGGCGTTCCGCGCCAAGCCCCGgagctcgcctcgcgtcAACCCCCGTGGAGCTTCCAGagtttcctctccgcgttcCGTCTCGCAGGTGGAGAGGGTACCGAACGACTGTTTGGCGACACGCGActcttccccgctctctgtcttcgcccgTGCGGAACGCCCCGGGCGGCCAGGACCAGCAGAGTGCAATGCATGCGCCCGGTCTCTCGGAGGAGACCGCTGCGtacgacgcaggcgcgctgTGCTGCTGTGCCCCGCCGCCGcaaggctctctctctgtggccAGAATGGCGCTCGTCCCCCCCACGCGCAGCTACTACTACGCAAGGCCAGCGCCTGTCCTCAGCCCCTCCGTCGCCGGCTACGCCGCGGTCTCCGGAGGTTCCCGAGTCTATGCAGCTGGGTCCCCCGCAGGCGGTGCGGCTCCAGAGAGCTTCCACCGCGTCGTCAACGGCGAGCCAGAGGCGATGTACCTGACCTCGccctccgccgtcgcctACGCCCCCGGCAGCCACGAACCCAGACACCTGACCGTCCCCACCCTCCCGCCGGCGGCAGGAACCGGCGAAGACTGGGGCGAAAGTCGACGGCGCCTCCCCGTCGGCGCGCCTCCGATGGAGCGAGACGCCTTCGTGACCGAAGCGCTCCTcaggaaagaagcggaacTCCAG gcgaacgcccgtcgcctcgtcgagggGACTGCAGGGTTCGAGGAAGTCCGGCAACTGCGAGGCGATCTCTGCGAGAAAGAAATGGAGGTCGAGCAGCTCAAGGCGGAAGTGCACttggcgaggaaggagaaaggcgacctGAACGCGGATTTGCTGATGAAGGACGCGGTCATTTCCGC ACTCAAGGCTGGCGACGACTCCGACCTTCCGGATGTTCGCACAGTTGACGCTGTGAAGACgctgcgcgagaaggaagaggaaaaccgTCTTCTGTCCCGGCGTCTCGAGGCGATGCGCGAAGAGCGCCGCGACATGCGCGAACTGCTTCTCCAGAAAGACAAGCAGCTGGCCGCCGCGATGAGTGTTTCCGACActgaggcgaaggaggccTCAGCCGTCCAGCTGGGCGTCCAGGCCATCGCGATGGTGCAAGACAGCGTGGAACTTCGCGAAAAAATGAAGCGGCTGGATGCGGAGCTCGCAGCCCtgaaggaggaaaaaggcCGACGGGAACTTCTTCTCGAAGAAACGTTTCGCAAACTCACCGACAAACGCAAAGAGGCGGCTGGGCTCCTCGAAATGGTCTCACAGCGAGACATGAAACTTGCCAGAGTCGAGACCTTTCTCCAG caACGGAACCGCGACTACGACCAGCTCCAGGAGGAGTCCCGCGCGGCGCTTcgggccgaggcggcgcgcgtggagaagagcgaggaagagatcAAGATTTTGCAAGAGCAGCAGGGCGCGTTGAAGAACAttgtcgcctcgcgcgaCGAGAAGGTGACGTGCCTCCAGAACGAGGTGGTTCGCAGAGACGCCCTCATCAAGCAGTTGGAGCAGCGCCTGAAAGTTCTGTCTCAGGACCTCGAACAGAGCGCGGGTCAcctccagcagctgctgcgcgcctctgccgcgAAGGACGCGTACCTGTTCGAGTTGGAGTCGCAGCTGCGCCGGAACGAGGTCGAGCGCCAGGCGTCGTACCTCGCCGAAGTGTCTCGGACGCGTCGCCTGGCGCTGGAGACCCGACTGAAGGAGGAGGAGTGCCGTGCGGCCCTGaacgacaaagaagaggctCTGGCCTCTGCGCAGCACGAACTGAGTCGCAACTCGCTCACTCTTCAGCAGCTTCGCCACGCGTTCGCGACAGTCGAAGCCACGGACGCGTGCTACAGACCTGTCGAGagtcgcgccgcctcgccgtctgccgcGCGAGACAAGGCCAAAGACCGCGAGAGCGGCACGACCTCGCTGCCGGTTTCCACGACTGAGGACGCGCTTTACCGGATCCCCACGGCGACTTCGGTCCCCCAGCGCCCGCTCCAAGAGAGTCTCCGGCTCCTCGAGGCCGACGCCGTCGTGCACCCGCGACCGGCAGGGACTGCCGGCCTGAACGGCCTTCTGCGCCAACcccggaaaggagacacttcgACCGTGTACACCTACTACGAGGCTTCGCCTCAAGAAAAGGCCTCGGTCGCGTCGACTCTGGCCTTGCCTGCGGGGTtcgcgccgacgccgcaCACGTTCCCCGCGACCCAGGCCTACGCGGGGATCTTGCGGGCGAACACGGTGCCCAGTGGCGACGTCGGGGTCTCTCGCCAGGGGGGCCGAGGCTCACCCACCGCGTACGCGACGCTGCCAGCCTCACGCGTCGTGAAGCAGGTCGCGAGCAAAAAGGCCGAGGAGTCGGCGCAGAAACAGTGA